In one Gracilinanus agilis isolate LMUSP501 chromosome 6, AgileGrace, whole genome shotgun sequence genomic region, the following are encoded:
- the LRRC4C gene encoding leucine-rich repeat-containing protein 4C translates to MLNKMTLHPQQIMIGPRFNRALFDPLLVVLLALQLLVVAGLVRAQTCPSVCSCSNQFSKVICVRKNLREVPDGISTNTRLLNLHENQIQIIKVNSFKHLRHLEILQLSRNHIRTIEIGAFNGLANLNTLELFDNRLTTIPNGAFVYLSKLKELWLRNNPIESIPSYAFNRIPSLRRLDLGELKRLSYISEGAFEGLSNLRYLNLAMCNLRDIPNLTPLIKLDELDLSGNHLSAIRPGSFQGLMHLQKLWMIQSQIQVIERNAFDNLQSLVEINLAHNNLTLLPHDLFTPLHHLERIHLHHNPWNCNCDILWLSWWIKDMAPSNTACCARCNTPANLKGRYIGELDQNYFTCYAPVIVEPPADLNVTEGMAAELKCRASTSLTSVSWITPNGTVMTHGAYKVRIAVLSDGTLNFTNVTLQDTGMYTCMVSNSVGNTTASATLNVTAATTTPFSYFSTVTVETMEPSQDEARTTENNVGPTPVIDWETTNVTTSLTPQSTRSTEKTFTIPVTDLNNGIPGIDEVMKTTKIIIGCFVAITLMAAVMLVIFYKMRKQHHRQNHHAPTRTVEIINVDDEITGDTPIESHLPMPAIEHEHLNHYNSYKSPFNHTTTVNTINSIHSSVHEPLLIRMNSKDNVQETQI, encoded by the coding sequence ATGTTGAACAAGATGACCTTACATCCACAGCAGATAATGATAGGTCCTAGGTTTAACAGGGCCCTATTTGACCCCCTGCTTGTGGTGCTCCTGGCTCTCCAACTCCTAGTGGTGGCTGGTCTGGTGAGGGCCCAAACCTGTCCTTCTGTATGTTCCTGCAGTAACCAGTTCAGTAAAGTCATCTGTGTGCGGAAAAATCTCAGAGAGGTCCCTGACGGCATCTCTACCAACACACGGCTGCTGAACCTCCACGAGAACCAGATTCAGATCATCAAGGTGAACAGCTTCAAACACCTGAGGCACCTGGAGATCCTACAGCTGAGCAGGAATCACATCCGCACCATTGAAATTGGGGCCTTCAATGGTTTGGCAAACCTCAACACTTTGGAGCTCTTTGACAATCGGTTGACCACCATCCCGAATGGGGCTTTTGTATACCTATCTAAACTGAAGGAACTCTGGCTGAGGAATAACCCCATCGAAAGCATCCCTTCTTATGCTTTTAACCGAATCCCCTCTTTGCGCCGGTTGGACTTAGGGGAGTTGAAGAGGCTTTCGTACATCTCAGAAGGGGCCTTCGAAGGCCTCTCCAACTTGAGGTATCTGAACCTTGCCATGTGCAATCTGCGGGATATCCCGAACCTCACGCCGCTCATCAAGCTGGATGAGCTGGATCTTTCTGGGAACCATTTGTCCGCCATCAGGCCAGGCTCTTTTCAGGGTTTGATGCACCTTCAGAAATTGTGGATGATCCAGTCACAGATCCAAGTGATTGAAAGGAATGCGTTTGACAACCTTCAGTCACTGGTGGAGATCAACCTGGCCCACAACAACCTGACCCTACTGCCTCATGATCTCTTCACGCCCCTCCATCATCTCGAGAGGATCCACTTGCATCACAACCCTTGGAACTGCAATTGTGATATTCTGTGGCTCAGCTGGTGGATAAAGGATATGGCGCCCTCCAATACTGCATGCTGTGCCCGTTGTAATACGCCCGCGAACCTGAAAGGCAGGTACATTGGGGAGTTGGACCAGAATTACTTTACCTGCTATGCTCCTGTGATCGTTGAGCCGCCTGCGGATCTCAACGTGACAGAGGGCATGGCAGCGGAGCTCAAATGCCGGGCGTCCACCTCACTGACGTCTGTATCTTGGATTACTCCCAATGGGACAGTCATGACACACGGGGCATACAAGGTCCGGATTGCTGTGCTCAGTGATGGCACATTAAATTTTACTAATGTCACTCTACAAGATACAGGCATGTACACATGCATGGTGAGTAACTCTGTTGGGAACACCACAGCTTCAGCCACCCTGAATGTGACCGCAGCAACCACTACCCCATTCTCCTATTTTTCCACCGTCACCGTAGAGACTATGGAACCTTCTCAGGACGAGGCCCGAACCACAGAGAACAATGTGGGGCCCACGCCAGTCATTGACTGGGAGACCACCAATGTGACCACCTCTCTCACGCCCCAGAGCACAAGGTCAACCGAAAAAACATTCACCATCCCTGTGACCGACTTAAACAATGGCATCCCGGGAATCGATGAGGTGATGAAAACCACGAAGATCATCATTGGTTGCTTTGTGGCCATCACTCTCATGGCAGCTGTGATGCTGGTCATCTTCtacaagatgaggaaacagcaCCATAGGCAAAACCACCACGCCCCCACGCGGACTGTTGAAATCATTAATGTGGATGATGAGATTACGGGGGACACACCCATAGAGAGCCACTTGCCCATGCCTGCTATAGAACATGAGCACCTAAATCACTATAACTCTTACAAATCTCCCTTCAACCACACAACAACAG